A section of the Cydia splendana chromosome 1, ilCydSple1.2, whole genome shotgun sequence genome encodes:
- the LOC134791212 gene encoding large ribosomal subunit protein eL42 has product MVNVPKQRRTYCKKCKVHKTHKVSQYKKSKERHAAQGRRRYDRKQQGYGGQSKPIFKKKAKTTKKIVLRLECADCKVRSQVALKRCKHFELGGDKKRKGQMIQF; this is encoded by the exons ATG GTGAACGTACCTAAACAGCGCAGGACGTACTGCAAAAAATGCAAGGTCCACAAGACCCACAAGGTGTCTCAGTATAAGAAGTCCAAGGAAAGGCACGCCGCCCAGGGCAGAAGGCGTTACGACCGCAAACAGCAGGGTTATGGTGGTCAGTCCAAGCCCATCTTCAAGAAAAAG GCGAAAACCACCAAGAAAATTGTGCTCCGTCTGGAATGTGCTGACTGCAAGGTGCGATCCCAGGTGGCGCTGAAGAGGTGCAAGCACTTCGAGCTTGGTGGTGACAAGAAGAGAAAGGGACAGATGATCCAGTTCTAG
- the LOC134798596 gene encoding uncharacterized protein LOC134798596, translating into MNESFSSNAPEPKLVGVWTEGARIEPKEFIIPKNSPESSDDIPTIPDLDDLQDILEKEIAKPPPLDRKDSETVNTLAAVGDGYSGSADGVEAALAALRARIPAVQSAPDAVWTIDSLLAQLAEEGTDQD; encoded by the exons ATGAATGAGTCATTCAGCTCTAACGCACCGGAACCGAAGCTAGTAGGAGTTTGGACCGAGGGAGCCCGCATTGAACCGAA AGAATTCATAATTCCGAAGAATTCACCAGAGTCTAGTGATGACATACCAACTATACCAGACCTGGATGACTTACAGGATATTCTGGAGAAGGAGATAGCCAAACCACCTCC CTTGGACCGCAAAGACAGCGAGACCGTGAATACCCTGGCTGCCGTAGGTGACGGATACTCGGGTTCTGCGGATGGTGTGGAGGCCGCGCTGGCAGCACTGCGCGCGCGTATACCCGCAGTCCAGTCAGCTCCTGATGCTGTCTGGACCATTGACTCACTACTAGCACAATTGGCCGAGGAGGGGACTGATCAGGATTAG